Proteins from a single region of Streptomyces sp. TN58:
- a CDS encoding polysaccharide deacetylase family protein — translation MAVAALLVAALGTACGSGQSGGPDKAEKAKAAKGSEAGAAGALSAAEKAKALQQARVAAAKKWGLRQVPLAAPPAPKEKPEIETRDGFEVWNHEEDELPPVFTTVPTEDKVVFLTIDDGSEKDPEFLKMMQELKIPYTAFLSDYLVKDNYPYFKQMQAAGVTLNNHTLNHRYMPGLSYEQQREEICGQQDTIQKTFGKRPTLFRPPYGNYNDDTLKAAKSCGIKAVPLWNAEAFTNRMDYREWDRDLHPGDIILTHFRGKEDWKGTMPDMIRHVMKTVTDKGYAVARLEDYL, via the coding sequence GTGGCCGTGGCCGCCCTGCTGGTGGCAGCCCTCGGCACGGCCTGCGGCTCCGGGCAGTCGGGCGGGCCGGACAAGGCCGAGAAGGCCAAGGCGGCCAAGGGCTCGGAGGCGGGCGCCGCCGGTGCGCTCAGCGCCGCCGAGAAGGCCAAGGCGCTGCAGCAGGCACGCGTCGCCGCGGCGAAGAAGTGGGGGCTGCGCCAGGTGCCGCTCGCGGCCCCGCCGGCGCCGAAGGAGAAGCCGGAGATCGAGACGCGTGACGGCTTCGAGGTGTGGAACCACGAAGAGGACGAACTGCCGCCGGTCTTCACCACCGTGCCCACCGAGGACAAGGTCGTCTTCCTGACCATCGACGACGGCTCGGAGAAGGACCCCGAGTTCCTGAAGATGATGCAGGAGCTGAAGATCCCGTACACGGCCTTCCTCAGCGACTACCTCGTTAAGGACAACTACCCGTACTTCAAGCAGATGCAGGCCGCGGGCGTCACGCTGAACAACCACACGCTCAACCACCGCTACATGCCCGGGCTGTCGTACGAGCAGCAGCGCGAGGAGATCTGCGGCCAGCAGGACACCATCCAGAAGACGTTCGGCAAGCGGCCGACGCTCTTCCGGCCGCCGTACGGCAACTACAACGACGACACCCTCAAGGCGGCGAAGTCCTGCGGCATCAAGGCCGTCCCGCTGTGGAACGCCGAGGCGTTCACGAACCGCATGGACTACCGCGAGTGGGACCGCGACCTGCACCCCGGTGACATCATCCTCACGCACTTCCGGGGTAAGGAGGACTGGAAGGGCACGATGCCTGACATGATCCGTCATGTCATGAAGACCGTCACGGACAAGGGCTATGCCGTGGCCCGCCTGGAGGACTACTTGTGA
- a CDS encoding polysaccharide deacetylase family protein yields the protein MVAGTLAAGALALSLTGCGKNVDPTERLGNKATPNPSSPTPSASTTGPAAAPGGGQGGGQGGASDEAYKKWGLTAPLQYAPKPAQKPQIPKAAPGKVPVIDRIPLPAGEKTVFLTFDDGAEKDPEFLKMAADLKLPISMFLTDSVASSDYGHFEKLRDNGSASTVNNHTLTHPNLRTLSFEAQKKEICGQQDKLEKRFGQRPPFFRPPFGNYNDDTLRAASECGVSSVLLWRVSMQINNFQYAQGSTLQPGDIILAHFRGPSELKGATETQMTTRMLQRIQEQGYRIGRLEDYL from the coding sequence TTGGTAGCCGGAACGCTGGCGGCCGGCGCGCTCGCGCTCTCGCTGACGGGGTGCGGCAAGAACGTGGACCCCACCGAACGGCTGGGCAACAAGGCCACGCCGAACCCGTCGTCGCCGACGCCGTCCGCGTCGACGACGGGTCCCGCGGCTGCTCCCGGGGGCGGGCAGGGGGGCGGGCAGGGGGGCGCGTCCGACGAGGCGTACAAGAAGTGGGGCCTGACGGCCCCGCTCCAGTACGCACCGAAGCCCGCCCAGAAGCCGCAGATCCCGAAGGCGGCCCCCGGCAAGGTCCCGGTGATAGACCGAATACCCCTGCCGGCCGGGGAGAAGACGGTCTTCCTGACCTTCGACGACGGCGCCGAGAAGGACCCCGAGTTCCTGAAGATGGCGGCCGACCTCAAGCTGCCGATCAGCATGTTCCTCACGGACAGCGTGGCCTCGTCGGACTACGGGCACTTCGAGAAGCTTCGCGACAACGGCTCGGCGAGCACGGTGAACAACCACACGCTGACCCACCCGAACCTGCGGACCCTCTCCTTCGAGGCGCAGAAGAAGGAGATATGCGGCCAGCAGGACAAGCTGGAGAAGCGCTTCGGCCAGCGCCCGCCGTTCTTCCGCCCGCCCTTCGGCAACTACAACGACGACACCCTCCGGGCTGCCTCGGAGTGCGGCGTCTCGTCGGTGCTCCTTTGGCGGGTGTCGATGCAGATAAACAACTTCCAGTACGCCCAGGGCTCCACCCTCCAGCCCGGCGACATCATCCTGGCCCACTTCCGCGGCCCGTCCGAACTCAAGGGCGCGACGGAAACCCAGATGACGACCCGCATGCTCCAGCGCATCCAGGAACAGGGCTATCGCATAGGCCGCCTGGAGGACTACCTGTAG
- a CDS encoding FtsW/RodA/SpoVE family cell cycle protein: MRGLRPLTTAGARRRTEALLLVLVIAIAVFGHAAAGLAMNGELPPNLAGFTISMTLLSLVGHLGVRRFAAYADPLVFPLAMLLTGLGLVLIHRLDQGYIERWNSDANAPGQLLWTVVGVAACIAVLALLRDHRLLQRFIYITMAVALVLLIAPAFFGADTYGAKRWIILFGFSVQPGEFVKIMIAIFFAGYLVIHRDSLALTGRRFLGVRLPPMRQLGPIVTVWILSMLVLVFERDLGTSLIFFGVFVVMLYVATERTSWIVCGVLMAAAGAFVVGSTEPHVKARVAAWLNPLSVYWETPPPGVTSDQSAQALFSFGTGGVSGTGLGMGHPELIKFAGRSDFILTTVGEELGLAGVMAVLILYGLLVQRGLRMALGARDPFGKLLAVGLASALALQVFVVAGGVTGLIPLTGKALPFLAKGGSSLLANWIMIALLLRISDSAERQREADARGPAETTITPVAG; this comes from the coding sequence GTGCGTGGACTGAGGCCGCTGACGACGGCGGGTGCCCGCCGTCGCACCGAGGCGCTGCTCCTCGTTCTCGTCATCGCCATCGCCGTCTTCGGGCACGCGGCCGCGGGCCTCGCGATGAACGGCGAGCTCCCGCCCAACCTCGCCGGCTTCACCATCAGCATGACGCTGCTGTCGCTGGTGGGGCATCTGGGCGTACGCCGCTTCGCCGCCTACGCGGACCCGCTGGTCTTCCCGCTCGCCATGCTGCTGACCGGCCTGGGGCTCGTACTGATCCACCGGCTCGACCAGGGCTACATCGAGCGGTGGAACTCCGACGCGAACGCCCCGGGCCAGCTGCTGTGGACCGTGGTCGGCGTGGCCGCGTGCATCGCGGTGCTGGCACTGCTGCGCGACCACCGGCTGCTCCAGCGGTTCATCTACATCACGATGGCGGTCGCGCTGGTGCTGCTGATCGCACCGGCGTTCTTCGGCGCGGACACGTACGGCGCCAAGCGGTGGATCATCCTCTTCGGCTTCTCGGTCCAGCCCGGGGAGTTCGTGAAGATCATGATCGCGATCTTCTTCGCCGGCTACCTGGTCATCCACCGCGACTCCCTCGCCCTGACGGGCCGCCGGTTCCTCGGGGTGCGCCTGCCCCCGATGCGCCAGCTCGGACCCATCGTCACGGTGTGGATCCTGTCGATGCTGGTGCTGGTCTTCGAGCGGGACCTGGGCACGTCGCTGATCTTCTTCGGCGTCTTCGTCGTGATGCTGTACGTCGCCACCGAGCGCACCAGCTGGATCGTCTGCGGTGTGCTCATGGCTGCGGCGGGCGCCTTCGTCGTGGGCTCGACCGAGCCGCATGTGAAGGCGCGCGTGGCGGCCTGGCTGAATCCGCTCTCCGTCTACTGGGAGACCCCTCCCCCAGGTGTCACCTCGGACCAGTCGGCGCAGGCGCTGTTCAGCTTCGGCACGGGCGGCGTCTCGGGGACCGGCCTCGGCATGGGCCACCCCGAGCTGATCAAGTTCGCCGGGCGCAGCGACTTCATCCTCACGACGGTGGGCGAGGAGCTGGGCCTGGCCGGGGTCATGGCCGTACTGATCCTCTACGGGCTCCTCGTGCAGCGCGGGCTGCGGATGGCACTCGGCGCCCGCGACCCCTTCGGCAAGCTGCTGGCGGTGGGGCTCGCCTCGGCGCTGGCGCTCCAGGTCTTCGTGGTCGCCGGAGGCGTCACGGGCCTGATCCCCCTCACGGGCAAGGCCCTGCCCTTCCTGGCCAAGGGCGGCTCGTCCCTCCTGGCCAACTGGATCATGATCGCCCTCCTCCTCCGCATCAGCGACAGCGCGGAACGCCAACGCGAGGCGGACGCCCGAGGCCCGGCGGAAACAACGATCACCCCGGTGGCGGGGTAG
- the groES gene encoding co-chaperone GroES, producing MTTASSKVAIKPLEDRIVVQPLDAEQTTASGLVIPDTAKEKPQEGVVLAVGPGRFEDGQRLPLDVTVGDIVLYSKYGGTEVKYSGEEYLVLSARDVLAIVEK from the coding sequence GTGACGACCGCCAGCTCCAAGGTTGCCATCAAGCCGCTTGAGGACCGCATCGTGGTCCAGCCGCTCGACGCCGAGCAGACCACGGCCTCCGGCCTGGTCATCCCGGACACCGCGAAGGAGAAGCCCCAGGAGGGCGTCGTCCTCGCGGTCGGCCCGGGTCGCTTCGAGGACGGCCAGCGTCTCCCGCTGGACGTCACCGTCGGCGACATCGTGCTGTACAGCAAGTACGGCGGCACCGAAGTGAAGTACAGCGGCGAGGAGTACCTCGTCCTCTCGGCTCGCGACGTGCTCGCGATCGTCGAGAAGTAA
- the groL gene encoding chaperonin GroEL (60 kDa chaperone family; promotes refolding of misfolded polypeptides especially under stressful conditions; forms two stacked rings of heptamers to form a barrel-shaped 14mer; ends can be capped by GroES; misfolded proteins enter the barrel where they are refolded when GroES binds) translates to MAKILKFDEDARRALERGVNKLADTVKVTIGPKGRNVVIDKKFGAPTITNDGVTIAREVELDDPYENLGAQLVKEVATKTNDIAGDGTTTATVLAQALVREGLRNVAAGASPAALKKGIDAAVKAVSEDLLATARPIEDKSDIAAVAALSAQDAQVGELIAEAMDKVGKDGVITVEESNTFGLELEFTEGMAFDKGYLSPYMVSDQERMEAVLDDPYILINQGKISSIQDLLPLLEKVIQAGGSKPLLIIAEDVEGEALSTLVVNKIRGTFNAVAVKAPGFGDRRKAMLQDMATLTGATVIAEEVGLKLDQAGLDVLGSARRVTISKDDTTIVDGAGSSDEVLGRVNQIKAEIEATDSDWDREKLQERLAKLAGGVCVIKVGAATEVELKEKKHRLEDAISATRAAVEEGIVSGGGSALVHAVKVLDGNLGLSGDEATGVAVVRRAAVEPLRWIAENAGLEGYVITSKVSELDKGQGFNAASGEYGDLVKAGVIDPVKVTRSALENAASIASLLLTTETLVVEKPAEDEGDAGHGHGHGHSH, encoded by the coding sequence ATGGCGAAGATCCTGAAGTTCGACGAGGACGCCCGTCGCGCCCTCGAGCGCGGCGTCAACAAGCTTGCCGACACGGTCAAGGTGACGATCGGCCCCAAGGGCCGCAACGTCGTCATCGACAAGAAGTTCGGCGCCCCCACCATCACCAACGACGGTGTCACCATCGCCCGCGAGGTCGAGCTGGACGACCCGTACGAGAACCTGGGCGCGCAGCTCGTGAAGGAGGTGGCGACCAAGACCAACGACATCGCGGGCGACGGCACCACCACCGCCACCGTGCTGGCCCAGGCGCTGGTCCGCGAGGGTCTGCGCAACGTCGCCGCCGGCGCTTCCCCGGCCGCCCTGAAGAAGGGCATCGACGCCGCGGTCAAGGCCGTGTCCGAGGACCTCCTCGCGACCGCCCGCCCGATCGAGGACAAGTCCGACATCGCCGCCGTCGCCGCGCTCTCCGCGCAGGACGCCCAGGTCGGCGAGCTCATCGCCGAGGCGATGGACAAGGTCGGCAAGGACGGTGTCATCACCGTCGAGGAGTCCAACACCTTCGGCCTGGAGCTGGAGTTCACCGAGGGCATGGCCTTCGACAAGGGCTACCTCTCGCCGTACATGGTCTCCGACCAGGAGCGTATGGAGGCCGTCCTCGACGACCCGTACATCCTGATCAACCAGGGCAAGATCTCCTCCATCCAGGACCTCCTGCCGCTGCTGGAGAAGGTCATCCAGGCGGGTGGCTCCAAGCCGCTGCTGATCATCGCCGAGGACGTCGAGGGCGAGGCGCTCTCCACCCTCGTCGTCAACAAGATCCGCGGCACCTTCAACGCGGTGGCCGTCAAGGCCCCGGGCTTCGGTGACCGCCGCAAGGCGATGCTGCAGGACATGGCCACCCTCACCGGTGCCACCGTCATCGCCGAGGAGGTCGGCCTCAAGCTCGACCAGGCCGGTCTGGACGTGCTGGGTTCCGCCCGCCGCGTGACCATCTCCAAGGACGACACCACCATCGTCGACGGTGCGGGCAGCTCCGACGAGGTCCTCGGCCGCGTGAACCAGATCAAGGCCGAGATCGAGGCCACGGACTCCGACTGGGACCGCGAGAAGCTGCAGGAGCGCCTGGCGAAGCTCGCCGGTGGCGTCTGCGTCATCAAGGTCGGCGCCGCCACCGAGGTGGAGCTCAAGGAGAAGAAGCACCGTCTGGAGGACGCCATCTCCGCGACCCGCGCCGCGGTCGAGGAGGGCATCGTCTCCGGTGGTGGCTCCGCGCTCGTCCACGCCGTGAAGGTCCTCGACGGCAACCTCGGCCTGTCGGGCGACGAGGCCACCGGTGTCGCGGTCGTGCGCCGCGCCGCCGTCGAGCCGCTGCGCTGGATCGCCGAGAACGCGGGCCTTGAGGGCTACGTCATCACCTCGAAGGTCTCCGAGCTCGACAAGGGCCAGGGCTTCAACGCCGCCTCCGGCGAGTACGGCGACCTGGTCAAGGCCGGCGTCATCGACCCGGTGAAGGTCACCCGTTCCGCGCTGGAGAACGCCGCCTCCATCGCCTCCCTGCTGCTCACGACCGAGACCCTGGTCGTCGAGAAGCCGGCCGAGGACGAGGGCGACGCCGGTCACGGCCACGGTCACGGCCACAGCCACTGA
- a CDS encoding ester cyclase codes for MTFVQVIDYETTRFDEMNALIDRWAEQSSGRRTATHTMIGQDRDAPTHFVDMVEFASYEEAMKNSQLPETDRMFHEMVSLCEGMPKFMNLDVVRDEHLNKQLCSRVFQEAAMAGDMSVIDECFATNYIDHDVSKEEPTVIGRENMRSDMEMWRAAFDMTFEPTAQVAEGDMVTTIWNWRGTHTGEFMGVPPTGKTYEMSGTTTFRCQDGEIIEGWWHYNPGALQRQMGGTGSPYAT; via the coding sequence ATGACATTCGTACAGGTGATCGATTATGAGACCACGCGGTTCGATGAGATGAACGCGCTCATCGACCGCTGGGCTGAACAGAGCAGCGGCAGGCGCACCGCCACGCACACGATGATCGGCCAGGACCGCGATGCCCCGACCCACTTCGTGGACATGGTGGAGTTCGCCTCGTACGAGGAGGCGATGAAGAACTCTCAGCTCCCCGAGACGGACCGGATGTTCCACGAGATGGTGTCCCTCTGCGAGGGGATGCCGAAGTTCATGAACCTCGACGTCGTCCGCGACGAACACCTCAACAAGCAACTCTGCAGCCGGGTGTTCCAGGAAGCCGCCATGGCCGGCGACATGAGCGTCATCGACGAGTGCTTCGCGACGAACTACATCGACCACGACGTCAGCAAGGAGGAACCCACCGTCATCGGGCGCGAGAACATGCGCTCCGACATGGAGATGTGGCGCGCCGCCTTCGACATGACCTTCGAGCCGACCGCGCAGGTGGCCGAGGGGGACATGGTCACGACCATCTGGAACTGGCGCGGCACCCACACGGGAGAGTTCATGGGGGTCCCACCGACCGGGAAGACGTACGAGATGTCCGGCACCACGACCTTCCGGTGCCAGGACGGAGAGATCATCGAGGGCTGGTGGCACTACAACCCCGGCGCCCTCCAGCGCCAGATGGGCGGAACCGGATCGCCCTACGCCACCTAG
- a CDS encoding SDR family NAD(P)-dependent oxidoreductase → MTTALITGSTAGIGAAFARRLAAQGHNLVLVARDTKRLGEQATELHDLHGIEAEVLAADLSTDAGIAAVEKRLGDRTHPVDLLVNNAGFGNKGRYLEVSMADELTMLKVHVEAVLRLTSAASESMRTRGRGGVINVASVAAFVPRGTYGASKAWVVQFTQGAARDMAGSGVRLMALCPGFVRTEFHQRAGMGTDNIPGWMWLDADKLVAAALADLARGKTVSIPDPRYKALMGVVKLTPRGLLGGVSSRTGRKYGPQ, encoded by the coding sequence ATGACGACTGCGTTGATTACGGGATCCACGGCGGGCATCGGCGCCGCCTTCGCCCGGCGGCTGGCCGCCCAGGGGCACAACCTCGTGCTGGTGGCGCGCGACACCAAGCGGCTCGGCGAGCAGGCCACGGAGCTCCACGACCTGCACGGGATCGAGGCCGAGGTGCTGGCCGCCGACCTCTCCACCGACGCGGGCATCGCGGCGGTGGAGAAACGCCTCGGCGACCGTACGCATCCGGTCGACCTGCTGGTCAACAACGCGGGCTTCGGCAACAAGGGCCGCTACCTGGAAGTCTCCATGGCCGACGAGCTGACCATGCTCAAGGTCCACGTCGAGGCCGTGCTGCGGCTGACCTCGGCGGCTTCGGAGTCGATGCGCACGCGCGGCCGCGGCGGCGTGATCAACGTGGCCTCGGTGGCCGCCTTCGTACCGCGCGGTACGTACGGGGCCAGCAAGGCCTGGGTCGTGCAGTTCACCCAGGGCGCGGCGCGGGACATGGCGGGGTCCGGGGTCCGGCTGATGGCGCTGTGCCCCGGCTTCGTACGCACGGAGTTCCACCAGCGCGCCGGCATGGGCACGGACAACATCCCCGGCTGGATGTGGCTGGACGCCGACAAGCTGGTGGCCGCCGCGCTGGCCGACCTGGCGCGCGGGAAGACGGTGTCGATCCCGGACCCGCGGTACAAGGCGCTGATGGGTGTCGTGAAGCTGACGCCGCGCGGGCTGCTGGGCGGGGTGTCCTCGCGTACCGGCCGCAAGTACGGGCCGCAGTAG
- a CDS encoding MOSC domain-containing protein: MHLISVNLGAATPSEHTDAESGVTGIGKRPVPGPVRVFAPGAKATGLGSGLEGDTVCNRRHHGGDHQAVYAYAREDLDLWERELGRELPGGLFGENFTTSGVDLNTARLGDRWRVGSDLVLEVASARIPCRTFQGVLGEAGWVRRFTREARPGAYLRVIQEGSVSPGDPIEIIHRPDHDVTVQLWFRAFTTERALLPRTLAAGAAMEPEAHEKVLQYVEKHGTGAGVR, translated from the coding sequence ATGCATCTGATCTCCGTGAACCTCGGCGCCGCCACCCCTTCCGAGCACACCGACGCGGAGAGCGGGGTGACGGGCATCGGCAAGCGCCCCGTCCCCGGCCCCGTCCGCGTCTTCGCCCCCGGCGCCAAGGCCACCGGCCTCGGCAGCGGCCTTGAGGGCGACACCGTCTGCAACCGGCGCCACCACGGCGGCGACCACCAGGCCGTCTACGCGTACGCCCGCGAGGACCTGGACCTGTGGGAGCGCGAGCTGGGTCGCGAACTGCCCGGAGGCCTCTTCGGCGAGAACTTCACGACCTCCGGCGTCGACCTGAACACCGCGCGGCTCGGCGACCGCTGGCGGGTCGGCTCGGACCTGGTCCTCGAAGTGGCCTCGGCCCGCATCCCGTGCCGCACCTTCCAGGGTGTGCTGGGCGAGGCCGGCTGGGTCAGGCGCTTCACCCGGGAGGCCCGGCCGGGCGCGTACCTGAGGGTGATCCAGGAGGGTTCCGTCTCCCCCGGCGACCCCATCGAGATCATCCACCGGCCGGACCACGACGTGACGGTGCAGCTGTGGTTCCGCGCCTTCACCACCGAGCGCGCCCTGCTGCCGCGGACCCTGGCAGCGGGGGCGGCGATGGAGCCGGAGGCGCACGAGAAGGTGCTCCAGTACGTGGAGAAGCACGGGACCGGGGCCGGGGTGCGATAG
- a CDS encoding LysR family transcriptional regulator: protein MIEARHLRVLRAVAGTGSFSAAARELGCTQPAVSQQMKALEQSAGTPLLIRTGREMRLTQAGEALVRHAAGILAGLTAAEEEVAAIAGLRAGRVRLVSFPSGSSTLVPTALAAMRAEHPGTRISLVEAEPPRSVEMLREGDCDLALAFRYGGSAGSAAEWEDLVVRPLLTDRLVGLVPEGHALAGAERVGMAELAGEPWIAGCPRCRRHLVEVCEDAGFTPRIDFATDDYPAVVGLVGAGLGVAVLPELAVESVRAKGVSTVAVEPAVEREVVALTLPDLARVPAVAATLAELERAATR from the coding sequence GTGATCGAGGCACGTCATCTCCGGGTACTGCGCGCCGTCGCCGGGACCGGATCCTTCTCCGCCGCCGCGCGCGAGCTCGGCTGCACCCAGCCCGCCGTCTCCCAGCAGATGAAGGCGCTGGAGCAGTCGGCCGGCACCCCGCTGCTCATCCGCACCGGCCGCGAGATGCGGCTGACCCAGGCGGGCGAGGCCCTGGTCCGGCACGCGGCCGGAATCCTCGCGGGGCTGACCGCCGCCGAGGAGGAGGTCGCGGCCATCGCGGGGCTGCGCGCGGGCCGGGTGCGGCTCGTGTCCTTCCCCAGCGGCAGTTCCACCCTGGTGCCGACCGCGCTCGCGGCGATGCGCGCCGAGCACCCGGGCACCCGTATCTCCCTGGTCGAGGCCGAGCCGCCGCGCTCGGTGGAGATGCTGCGTGAGGGCGACTGCGACCTGGCGCTGGCCTTCCGCTACGGAGGCTCCGCCGGGTCCGCCGCCGAGTGGGAGGACCTCGTGGTGCGGCCGCTGCTGACCGACCGGCTCGTCGGGCTGGTCCCCGAGGGGCACGCACTGGCCGGCGCGGAGCGGGTGGGCATGGCGGAGCTGGCCGGCGAGCCCTGGATCGCGGGCTGCCCGCGTTGCCGCCGCCATCTGGTGGAGGTGTGCGAGGACGCGGGCTTCACCCCGCGCATCGACTTCGCCACCGACGACTATCCGGCGGTGGTCGGCCTGGTCGGCGCGGGGCTGGGCGTGGCCGTGCTGCCGGAGCTCGCGGTGGAGTCCGTACGGGCCAAGGGCGTCAGCACCGTGGCCGTGGAGCCGGCCGTCGAGCGGGAGGTCGTGGCGCTGACGCTGCCCGACCTGGCCCGGGTGCCGGCCGTGGCGGCGACCCTGGCCGAGCTGGAGCGGGCAGCGACGCGCTGA
- a CDS encoding WhiB family transcriptional regulator, with translation MADFSRLPGPNADLWDWQLLAACRGVDSSLFFHPEGERGAARSAREASAKEVCMRCPVRSECAAHALAVREPYGVWGGLTEDEREELMGRARHRLIPASSAIGPIAPH, from the coding sequence ATGGCAGATTTCTCCCGCCTCCCCGGACCGAACGCCGACCTCTGGGACTGGCAGCTGCTAGCCGCCTGCCGCGGGGTCGACAGCTCCCTCTTCTTCCACCCGGAAGGCGAGCGGGGCGCGGCCAGGAGCGCGCGTGAGGCCTCGGCTAAAGAGGTCTGCATGCGATGCCCGGTTCGTTCGGAATGCGCTGCGCACGCACTGGCCGTCCGCGAGCCCTACGGGGTGTGGGGCGGCCTCACGGAGGACGAGCGCGAGGAACTGATGGGCCGCGCCCGGCATCGACTCATCCCCGCGTCGAGTGCGATCGGACCGATCGCGCCGCACTGA
- a CDS encoding response regulator transcription factor: MTSVLVCDDSPLAREALRRAVATVPGVERVTTAANGEEVLRRWGADRSDLILMDVRMPGLGGVETVRRLLSADPGARIIMLTVAEDLDGVALAVAAGARGYLHKDASRAELRATVTQALADPTWRLAPRRLRSAEMGAAPTLTAREIQVLEGMSHGRSNAEIGRELFLSEDTVKTHARRLFKKLGASDRAHAVALGFRWGLVR; the protein is encoded by the coding sequence ATGACATCCGTCCTCGTCTGCGACGACTCCCCGCTTGCCCGAGAGGCGCTCCGTCGCGCGGTTGCCACCGTGCCCGGCGTCGAGCGTGTGACGACGGCTGCCAACGGCGAGGAAGTCCTCCGCCGCTGGGGCGCCGACCGCTCCGACCTGATCCTGATGGATGTACGGATGCCCGGGCTCGGCGGTGTGGAGACGGTCCGCCGCCTCCTCTCGGCCGACCCCGGCGCCCGCATCATCATGCTGACGGTCGCCGAGGACCTGGACGGCGTGGCCCTCGCGGTCGCCGCCGGCGCCCGCGGATACCTGCACAAGGACGCCTCGCGCGCCGAACTGCGGGCCACGGTCACCCAGGCGCTCGCCGACCCCACCTGGCGACTGGCCCCGCGCCGGCTCCGCTCCGCCGAGATGGGCGCGGCGCCCACCCTCACCGCGCGCGAGATCCAGGTGCTGGAGGGCATGAGCCACGGCCGGTCCAACGCGGAGATCGGGCGCGAGCTCTTCCTCTCCGAGGACACGGTCAAGACCCACGCCCGCCGGCTCTTCAAGAAGCTCGGCGCCTCGGACCGTGCGCACGCCGTCGCACTCGGCTTCCGCTGGGGTCTCGTCCGCTGA
- a CDS encoding sigma-70 family RNA polymerase sigma factor, producing the protein MRDDEALGSPAATGPTGAAGGGSAGGVSALVRRAVEGDEQATHDLLAFVHPLAIRYCRTRLSRLPGDARHFVEDLAQEVCVAVLMALPRYRDTGRPFEAFVFAIAAHKVADLQRAAMRHPGSTAVPSDEMPERPDDSLGPEERALLSSDAAWAKKLLANLPENQRELLVLRVAVGLTAEETGQMLGMSPGAVRVAQHRALSRLRALAEQ; encoded by the coding sequence ATGCGCGACGACGAGGCCCTGGGGTCCCCCGCGGCCACAGGCCCCACCGGCGCCGCCGGAGGCGGCAGTGCCGGGGGCGTCAGCGCGCTGGTCCGCCGGGCGGTGGAGGGCGACGAACAGGCCACGCACGACCTGCTCGCCTTCGTGCACCCCCTCGCGATCCGCTATTGCCGCACCCGGCTGTCACGGCTTCCGGGTGACGCTCGCCACTTCGTGGAGGACCTGGCACAGGAGGTCTGCGTCGCCGTCCTGATGGCGCTGCCGCGCTACCGGGACACCGGTCGGCCCTTCGAGGCATTCGTCTTCGCCATCGCCGCGCACAAGGTCGCCGACCTGCAGCGGGCCGCCATGAGGCACCCGGGCAGCACGGCCGTGCCGTCGGACGAGATGCCCGAGCGGCCGGACGACTCGCTGGGCCCGGAGGAGCGCGCGCTGCTCAGCAGCGACGCCGCCTGGGCCAAGAAGCTGCTGGCGAACCTTCCGGAGAACCAGCGCGAGCTCCTCGTCCTGCGGGTGGCCGTCGGGCTGACCGCCGAGGAGACCGGCCAGATGCTCGGGATGTCCCCCGGAGCCGTACGCGTGGCCCAGCACCGGGCGCTCAGCCGGCTCCGCGCGCTCGCCGAGCAGTAG